From Desmodus rotundus isolate HL8 chromosome 12, HLdesRot8A.1, whole genome shotgun sequence, one genomic window encodes:
- the KRTDAP gene encoding keratinocyte differentiation-associated protein, with product MKIPVLSAVVLFSLLVLHSAQGAALGSSKEETTIGNYAKGPEAFNTQFLNIDKLRSAFKNEEFLNWHALFETIKRKLPFLNWDAFPKLKGLRSATPDAQ from the exons ATGAAGATCCCAGTTCTTTCTGCTGtggttcttttctctcttctggtGCTCCACTCTGCTCAGGGGGCTGCCCTGGGTAGTTCTAAG GAAGAAACCACCATTGGTAATTATGCGAAAGGACCTGAG GCCTTTAACACTCAGTTCCTGAACATCGACAAGTTACGATCT GCTTTTAAGAATGAGGAATTCCTGAATTGGCATGCCCTCTTCGAG aCTATCAAAAGGAAGCTTCCTTTCCTCAACTGGGATGCATTTCCTAAG CTGAAAGGATTGAGGAGTGCAACTCCTGATGCCCAGTGA